One Thermicanus aegyptius DSM 12793 DNA segment encodes these proteins:
- a CDS encoding acyl-CoA dehydrogenase: MNFSFTEEQLLLRQMVRRFAREEILPLIPRMEEEDWYPRPLLRRMGELGLMGIPLPERYGGAGLDFISYILAIHEISKVSAALGVILSVHTSVGTMPIYYFGNEAQKERFLPALAKGEAIGAFALTEPQAGSDAASIKLKAVRRGRHYCLTGTKQFITNGGEADTYVVFAVTDPERGIKGITAFIVEKGTPGFSTGRREKKMGLHGSSTATLLFEEAEVPVENRLGEEGEGYKIAMANLDVGRIGIAAQALGIGEAAFAAALAYAKGRKQFGRPIADQQAIRFKLAQMATELEGARLLVYRAASLKEEGKPAGLAASQAKLFASDVAVKVATEAVQIFGGYGYIRDYPVERYFRDAKITQIYEGTNEIQHLVIGKYLLAENNSDGVRGK; the protein is encoded by the coding sequence ATGAATTTCTCCTTTACGGAAGAGCAACTTTTGTTACGGCAAATGGTGCGCCGCTTCGCCAGGGAGGAGATTCTTCCCCTGATCCCCCGGATGGAAGAGGAAGATTGGTACCCCCGCCCTCTCCTACGCAGGATGGGGGAGCTGGGCCTGATGGGGATTCCGCTTCCGGAACGTTACGGCGGTGCGGGATTGGATTTTATTTCTTACATTTTAGCGATCCATGAAATTTCCAAAGTAAGCGCTGCGCTGGGTGTAATTCTCTCTGTTCACACCTCAGTGGGGACAATGCCCATTTACTACTTCGGGAATGAAGCGCAGAAAGAGCGTTTCCTCCCGGCGTTGGCAAAGGGGGAGGCGATCGGGGCCTTTGCGCTGACGGAACCCCAGGCCGGTTCCGATGCCGCCTCCATCAAGTTAAAGGCCGTGCGGAGAGGACGTCATTACTGCCTAACGGGTACGAAACAATTTATAACCAACGGGGGAGAGGCGGATACCTATGTAGTATTTGCCGTCACTGACCCGGAGAGAGGGATCAAGGGGATCACCGCCTTTATCGTGGAGAAGGGAACCCCAGGATTTTCGACGGGCAGGCGGGAGAAAAAGATGGGGCTTCATGGCTCCAGCACCGCCACCCTCCTCTTTGAAGAGGCGGAGGTTCCCGTCGAAAATCGCCTGGGAGAGGAAGGGGAAGGCTATAAGATCGCCATGGCCAATTTGGATGTAGGACGGATCGGCATCGCCGCCCAAGCATTGGGCATCGGGGAGGCTGCTTTCGCTGCCGCCCTTGCCTACGCCAAGGGGCGGAAACAGTTTGGCCGCCCCATTGCAGATCAACAGGCGATCCGTTTTAAGTTGGCCCAGATGGCCACGGAGTTGGAAGGAGCACGGCTTTTGGTCTATCGCGCCGCCTCCTTAAAGGAGGAAGGAAAACCGGCCGGATTGGCCGCTTCCCAAGCGAAGCTTTTCGCCTCCGATGTGGCCGTGAAGGTGGCGACGGAAGCTGTCCAGATCTTTGGCGGTTATGGATACATCCGGGATTATCCGGTAGAGCGATATTTCCGGGACGCAAAGATCACGCAAATCTATGAAGGGACCAACGAGATCCAGCACCTGGTGATCGGGAAATATCTCTTGGCCGAAAACAATTCAGACGGGGTGAGGGGAAAATGA
- a CDS encoding 3-hydroxybutyryl-CoA dehydrogenase has product MELKKIMVVGAGQMGSGIAQTAAQAGFEVLLHDLSEELIGRGLGNIGKNLSRLVEKGKLNEQEREEILGRIQPAPLLEEAREADLVIEAVMEKMEVKTDLFRTLDGILGKEGILATNTSSLPITELAAVTDRPERVIGMHFMNPVPVMKLVEIIRGLATSDETYRRIEELARRMGKIPVEVNDFPGFVSNRVLMPMINEAIYAVYEGVATPESVDQVMKLGMNHPMGPLELADFIGLDTCLSIMEILYEGFGDSKYRPCPLLRKYVKAGWLGRKTGRGFYRYEA; this is encoded by the coding sequence ATGGAGTTGAAAAAGATCATGGTCGTAGGAGCGGGTCAGATGGGAAGCGGGATCGCCCAAACCGCCGCCCAAGCGGGATTTGAGGTTCTTCTTCACGACCTGTCGGAAGAGTTGATCGGGCGGGGATTAGGAAATATTGGGAAGAACCTGAGCCGGCTTGTTGAGAAAGGGAAGCTGAACGAGCAGGAGAGGGAGGAGATCTTGGGGCGGATTCAACCTGCTCCGCTTTTGGAGGAAGCAAGGGAGGCCGATCTGGTGATCGAAGCCGTGATGGAGAAGATGGAGGTAAAGACCGACCTGTTTCGCACCCTGGATGGGATCTTGGGGAAGGAAGGGATTTTAGCGACCAACACCTCCTCCCTCCCCATCACCGAGCTTGCCGCCGTAACGGACCGACCGGAAAGGGTGATCGGCATGCACTTTATGAACCCTGTCCCCGTGATGAAATTGGTAGAGATCATCCGCGGTCTGGCTACGAGCGATGAAACCTATCGGAGGATCGAGGAACTGGCCCGGAGAATGGGGAAAATTCCTGTGGAAGTGAATGATTTTCCCGGCTTTGTCTCCAATCGGGTCCTTATGCCCATGATTAACGAGGCGATTTACGCCGTCTACGAGGGGGTGGCCACGCCGGAATCGGTAGACCAGGTGATGAAACTTGGCATGAATCATCCCATGGGACCCCTGGAATTGGCCGACTTTATCGGACTGGACACTTGCCTTTCCATCATGGAGATCCTTTACGAGGGGTTCGGCGATTCTAAATACCGCCCCTGCCCCCTTCTCAGAAAATATGTTAAGGCAGGATGGCTGGGGAGAAAGACAGGGAGAGGCTTCTATCGATACGAAGCATAG
- a CDS encoding acetyl-CoA C-acetyltransferase produces MRSVIVAGARTPFGRFQGALSPLTAVQLGAAVLKETLMRAEVKGEEVDEVIMGMVLQGGAGQVPARQAAVKAGLPWEVPSETINKVCASGLRSVTLADQIIRSGDGEILLAGGMESMSNAPYFLPKVRGGLRMGNGEVIDLMQYDGLTCPFYGVPMAVHGSRVAREFGITREEQDRWAYRSHVRAIQAIDGGLLREEVVPLTVPQKKGSPLTVDTDEGPRRDTGMEKLAALSPVYQEDGTITPGNAPSVNDGAAALLLMSEERARRMGRKPLAKILAHSEIGAEAPYIATAPGLAIRKLLRKTGLSLQEISLFEVNEAFAAVVLTTGRLLEWEEEKVNVNGGAVALGHPIGASGTRILLTLIYELKRRGGGLGIAAICSGTAQGDAVLVEVEP; encoded by the coding sequence TTGAGAAGCGTTATCGTAGCGGGGGCGCGAACCCCTTTCGGGCGGTTCCAAGGAGCTTTGTCCCCACTAACCGCTGTCCAGCTCGGCGCGGCGGTGCTTAAGGAGACCCTGATGCGGGCGGAGGTAAAAGGGGAGGAGGTGGATGAGGTGATCATGGGGATGGTCCTCCAGGGCGGGGCCGGTCAGGTTCCCGCCCGGCAGGCTGCGGTAAAAGCGGGGTTACCCTGGGAAGTCCCGTCGGAAACGATCAATAAGGTATGTGCGTCAGGGCTTAGGAGTGTAACCCTGGCCGATCAAATCATCCGCTCCGGGGATGGGGAGATCCTCCTGGCGGGGGGAATGGAGAGCATGTCCAATGCTCCCTATTTCCTCCCGAAGGTTCGGGGGGGATTGCGCATGGGAAACGGGGAAGTGATCGACCTGATGCAATATGACGGACTCACCTGCCCCTTTTATGGTGTCCCGATGGCCGTCCACGGCAGCCGGGTCGCCCGGGAATTCGGGATTACCCGGGAGGAGCAGGATCGTTGGGCATACCGGAGCCACGTGCGGGCAATTCAGGCGATTGATGGGGGGCTTTTACGGGAAGAGGTGGTTCCCCTTACCGTCCCCCAGAAAAAAGGGAGTCCACTCACGGTGGATACCGATGAAGGCCCCCGTAGGGATACCGGCATGGAGAAGCTTGCCGCTCTATCCCCGGTTTATCAAGAGGATGGGACCATTACGCCCGGAAATGCCCCCAGCGTAAATGATGGAGCCGCAGCCCTTCTTCTCATGTCGGAGGAGAGGGCAAGACGGATGGGAAGGAAGCCTTTGGCGAAAATACTCGCCCATAGCGAAATTGGGGCGGAGGCTCCCTACATTGCCACCGCTCCCGGCTTGGCTATTCGGAAGCTTCTCCGGAAAACGGGACTTTCCCTACAGGAGATTTCCCTCTTTGAGGTAAATGAGGCCTTCGCTGCCGTGGTGTTAACCACCGGGAGGCTCTTGGAGTGGGAGGAGGAAAAGGTGAATGTGAACGGCGGTGCCGTCGCCTTGGGGCACCCCATCGGAGCCAGTGGGACCCGCATTCTGCTTACCCTGATCTATGAATTAAAGAGAAGGGGGGGAGGTCTCGGAATCGCGGCCATCTGTAGTGGGACTGCCCAAGGGGATGCGGTTCTGGTGGAGGTGGAGCCGTAA
- a CDS encoding (Fe-S)-binding protein, which yields MFILIQFLAFLLVVGYAVYLFAHVVYSRYLFIRLGRKPEDQKGLKERWKALLLNVFGQRKLLKDKRSGVMHVIFFYGFIILQFGAIDLILKGLIPGARLPIPFYGGFTLVQEMTTMAVLLAVAYGIYRRYIEKLPRLKRGWKAGMVYWFIGTLFLSVLAAGGMEMAMAGEVWNGMRPFSSLVAYLAQPLSPEVSRFFFYFFWWIHLLILLAFLVYVPQSKHAHLIAAPINVFLKRLSPPGRLTPIHLEDETAEEFGVGRIEQFTQKQLLDLYACVECGRCTSMCPANNTGKSLSPMQLIVKMRDHLTEKGAAVTGRTPWMPASLFAHTRGNRIAWAHSREGTQGEVAATKEASAEEELMPPFEEISLIGDVITEEEIWACTTCRNCEDQCPVMNEHVDKIIDLRRYLVLTEGRVSGEVNRTFQNIERQGNPWGLNRNDRSKWRDVEGIEAPTVKEKPDFEYLLFVGSMGSYDRRSMKITQTLVKILNHAGVSFAILGNEEKNSGDTARRLGNEMLFQQLALENIENFRRYGVKKILTIDPHTFNTFKNEYPDFGFQGEVIHHTQLLYQLLKEGRIAPKVPVRERITYHDSCYLGRYNGMYDVPREILKAIPGVELVEMKRNRQDSMCCGAGGGLMWMEEKEGTRVNLARTEQALEVSPTLIGTACPYCLTMISDGVKMKEADVETLDVVEILAKSLQLEGEEERTA from the coding sequence ATGTTCATTCTCATACAGTTTCTTGCCTTTCTCCTGGTGGTTGGCTACGCGGTCTACCTCTTTGCGCACGTCGTATACAGCCGCTATCTTTTCATCCGCCTCGGGAGGAAGCCGGAAGATCAAAAAGGGCTAAAAGAACGGTGGAAAGCTCTTTTGCTTAACGTCTTTGGACAGAGAAAGCTTCTAAAAGACAAGAGAAGCGGCGTCATGCACGTTATCTTCTTCTATGGGTTTATCATCCTCCAGTTTGGCGCCATTGATCTCATCCTAAAGGGACTTATACCCGGAGCGAGGCTGCCGATCCCTTTTTACGGCGGGTTTACCTTGGTGCAGGAGATGACCACCATGGCGGTCCTTTTGGCGGTGGCGTACGGCATTTACCGTCGGTATATTGAGAAGCTGCCCCGATTGAAACGAGGATGGAAAGCCGGCATGGTCTATTGGTTCATCGGCACTCTTTTCCTTTCCGTCCTGGCCGCAGGGGGAATGGAGATGGCCATGGCCGGAGAAGTATGGAACGGGATGCGCCCCTTTTCTTCCCTGGTCGCCTACCTTGCCCAACCCCTCTCACCGGAGGTGAGCCGTTTTTTCTTTTATTTCTTCTGGTGGATTCATCTGTTGATCCTTCTTGCCTTTCTCGTCTACGTTCCCCAATCAAAGCATGCCCATCTCATCGCGGCGCCCATCAACGTTTTTTTAAAACGGCTTTCTCCTCCGGGACGACTTACACCCATTCATCTGGAGGATGAGACGGCCGAGGAATTCGGGGTGGGGCGGATTGAACAATTTACCCAGAAACAGCTCCTCGACCTGTATGCCTGTGTGGAATGTGGCCGCTGCACCAGCATGTGCCCTGCAAACAACACCGGAAAGAGCCTTTCTCCCATGCAGTTGATTGTGAAGATGCGGGACCATTTGACGGAAAAAGGGGCGGCCGTAACGGGACGGACTCCCTGGATGCCGGCTTCTCTCTTTGCCCATACCCGGGGGAATCGCATCGCTTGGGCCCATTCCAGGGAAGGGACACAAGGGGAGGTCGCCGCTACGAAGGAAGCGTCGGCCGAAGAAGAGCTGATGCCCCCCTTCGAGGAGATCAGCCTGATCGGTGACGTCATTACGGAGGAGGAGATCTGGGCCTGCACCACCTGCCGGAATTGTGAAGATCAATGTCCGGTGATGAATGAACATGTGGATAAGATTATTGATCTTCGCAGGTACTTGGTCCTGACCGAGGGGAGGGTATCGGGAGAGGTGAACCGGACCTTCCAAAACATTGAGCGGCAAGGGAATCCCTGGGGCTTAAATCGGAATGACCGGAGCAAATGGAGGGATGTGGAGGGTATCGAGGCGCCTACCGTTAAGGAAAAACCCGATTTTGAATACCTTCTTTTTGTAGGCTCTATGGGTTCCTATGACCGGCGCAGCATGAAGATTACCCAAACGTTGGTCAAGATTTTAAATCACGCCGGGGTCTCTTTTGCCATCCTTGGCAATGAAGAGAAGAACTCAGGGGATACGGCGAGGAGATTAGGGAACGAGATGCTCTTTCAACAATTGGCTCTGGAGAATATAGAAAACTTCCGGCGCTATGGAGTGAAGAAGATCCTGACCATCGATCCCCACACCTTTAATACCTTTAAAAACGAGTATCCCGATTTTGGATTCCAGGGAGAGGTGATTCATCACACCCAATTGCTCTACCAACTTCTGAAAGAGGGAAGGATTGCGCCCAAGGTTCCCGTACGGGAGAGGATTACCTACCATGATTCCTGTTATCTGGGGAGATATAACGGCATGTACGATGTTCCCCGGGAGATCCTGAAAGCGATTCCGGGGGTGGAGCTGGTGGAGATGAAGCGGAACCGTCAGGACAGCATGTGCTGCGGGGCGGGAGGAGGACTCATGTGGATGGAAGAGAAGGAAGGAACTCGTGTCAACTTGGCCCGCACCGAACAAGCCTTGGAGGTTTCCCCTACCCTCATCGGCACGGCTTGTCCCTATTGCCTCACCATGATCTCCGATGGGGTAAAAATGAAAGAAGCGGATGTAGAAACATTGGATGTGGTGGAGATCCTGGCGAAATCCCTTCAATTGGAAGGGGAGGAAGAGAGGACCGCTTAA
- a CDS encoding DoxX family membrane protein gives MVRWLRENVYASYVLLVLRLYLGYEWLSAGFEKLTGGFDATGFLMGAVKKATGDHPAVQGWWAGFLQGFAIPNAGLFNVLIPIGETLVGLGLILGCLTTAAVFFGMVMNFAFMFSGTTSTNPQMVLLSIFVIVAGFNAGKIGLDRWVIPYIRQWAANTFKKEGARA, from the coding sequence ATGGTACGTTGGTTGCGCGAAAATGTATATGCATCCTATGTATTGCTGGTATTGCGCCTCTACCTCGGGTATGAGTGGTTGTCGGCTGGATTTGAGAAGCTGACGGGAGGATTTGATGCAACCGGATTTTTGATGGGTGCCGTGAAGAAGGCCACAGGGGATCATCCGGCCGTGCAAGGCTGGTGGGCTGGTTTCCTCCAAGGATTCGCCATTCCAAACGCCGGACTTTTCAATGTTCTCATCCCAATCGGAGAAACACTCGTTGGTTTAGGACTTATCCTTGGATGCTTAACCACAGCGGCGGTATTCTTCGGCATGGTGATGAACTTCGCTTTCATGTTCAGCGGTACCACCAGCACCAACCCGCAAATGGTTCTCCTCTCCATCTTCGTCATCGTGGCCGGTTTTAATGCCGGAAAGATCGGGTTGGACCGTTGGGTTATTCCTTACATCAGGCAATGGGCCGCCAACACCTTTAAGAAAGAAGGGGCTAGGGCGTAG
- the speB gene encoding agmatinase — protein MRFDDAYSGNLFIASRQDYDKAQAVLYGMPMDYTVSFRPGSRFGPARIREVSIGLEEYSPYLDKELSEVCYFDAGDIPLPFGNPGRSLALIGDFVAKLLDDGKFPLGLGGEHLVTWPIIEKVYARYPDLALIHVDAHADLREEYEGEPLSHSTPIRKAVHLLGGKNVYSFGIRSGTKEEFRFGRQEMNFFPYEVLAPMQKVLPSLAGRPVYVTIDIDVLDPAFAPGTGTAEGGGITSKEMLAAIHAIARSQVKVVGADLVEVAPVYDPTEQTQILAAKMVREMLLGWVK, from the coding sequence ATGCGGTTTGACGATGCTTACTCCGGCAATCTTTTCATCGCCAGCCGGCAGGATTATGATAAGGCACAGGCGGTTTTATACGGGATGCCGATGGATTATACCGTCAGCTTTCGTCCCGGCTCCCGTTTTGGCCCGGCCCGCATCCGAGAGGTTTCTATCGGGCTGGAAGAGTATAGCCCTTATTTGGATAAAGAACTTTCGGAAGTATGCTACTTCGATGCCGGAGATATCCCCCTTCCCTTTGGGAATCCGGGAAGGAGCCTTGCCCTCATCGGGGATTTTGTCGCAAAACTCCTTGACGATGGGAAATTTCCGTTGGGACTAGGGGGAGAGCACCTGGTCACCTGGCCGATCATCGAGAAGGTATACGCGCGCTATCCGGATTTGGCGCTGATCCATGTGGATGCCCATGCCGACCTCCGGGAAGAGTATGAGGGAGAGCCGCTCTCCCACTCTACTCCGATCCGGAAGGCCGTTCACCTTTTGGGCGGAAAAAACGTCTATTCCTTCGGCATTCGCTCCGGGACCAAGGAGGAATTCCGCTTTGGCCGACAGGAGATGAATTTCTTCCCCTATGAGGTTTTGGCACCGATGCAGAAGGTTCTCCCTTCCTTGGCAGGCCGACCGGTCTATGTCACCATCGACATTGATGTCCTCGATCCCGCTTTCGCGCCAGGGACGGGTACGGCGGAGGGAGGAGGCATTACTTCCAAGGAGATGCTTGCCGCCATCCACGCCATCGCTCGCTCCCAGGTAAAGGTGGTCGGGGCCGACCTCGTGGAAGTGGCCCCCGTCTACGATCCCACCGAACAGACGCAGATCCTGGCTGCCAAAATGGTAAGGGAAATGCTGCTCGGGTGGGTAAAATAG
- the speE gene encoding polyamine aminopropyltransferase yields MELWFTEKQTEHFGITARVRKTHHTEETPYQKLDMLETAEFGNMLVLDGMVMTTEKDEFVYHEMVTHPALFTHPHPRKVLVVGGGDGGAIREVLKHPTVEKAVLVEIDGKVIETSKKYLPTISGKLEDPRVEVIVDDGFMHIVKAKNEYDVILVDSTEPVGPAVKLFERGFYQGIYDALTDEGIFVAQTDNPWFKGDLIRKVFQDVKEIFPITRLYTANVPTYPSGLWTFTMGSKKHDPLGVKKESIREIATKYYTPALHHACFVLPRFVEELLK; encoded by the coding sequence ATGGAGTTGTGGTTCACGGAAAAACAGACGGAGCATTTCGGCATTACTGCACGGGTGCGTAAGACTCATCATACGGAAGAGACTCCCTATCAGAAACTGGACATGCTGGAGACGGCAGAGTTCGGGAATATGCTGGTGTTGGACGGCATGGTGATGACGACGGAGAAGGATGAGTTTGTTTATCACGAGATGGTAACCCATCCGGCCCTCTTTACCCATCCCCATCCCAGGAAAGTACTGGTTGTCGGTGGAGGGGATGGAGGGGCGATCCGTGAGGTATTAAAGCATCCTACGGTAGAAAAGGCGGTATTGGTGGAGATTGACGGCAAGGTGATTGAAACCTCCAAGAAATATCTGCCCACCATCTCCGGCAAACTGGAGGACCCGCGTGTAGAGGTGATCGTCGATGACGGCTTTATGCACATCGTGAAGGCAAAAAATGAGTATGATGTGATCCTTGTCGATTCCACCGAACCGGTAGGTCCGGCCGTGAAGCTTTTTGAGCGGGGTTTTTACCAGGGAATATATGACGCCCTGACCGACGAGGGAATCTTTGTAGCCCAGACGGATAATCCCTGGTTTAAAGGAGACTTGATCCGTAAAGTTTTTCAGGACGTGAAAGAGATTTTTCCCATCACCCGCCTTTACACCGCCAATGTCCCCACCTACCCCAGCGGGTTGTGGACCTTTACGATGGGATCCAAAAAACATGATCCCCTTGGGGTAAAAAAAGAGTCGATCCGGGAGATTGCGACAAAATATTACACCCCTGCTCTCCATCATGCCTGCTTTGTCCTGCCCCGTTTCGTAGAAGAGCTTCTGAAGTAA
- a CDS encoding transglycosylase domain-containing protein, with protein MIRFIVRLVQGIILSFLLMILGGLFFVLYLGSQPLPPADVEESSFLYTADGELLETLHQGINRQTVPLDQIPAAVRNATIAIEDRYFYQHFGFDPKRIAASLLINLQEGKMVQGASTITQQLARNLYLSHDKTWERKLRELLLSIQLELNYSKDQILEMYLNQIYYGNSAYGIESASHTYLGKSAKELTLAEAALLAGIPKGPTYYEPYRHFENAKKRQRLVLNAMVENGYITREEADRAYQEEIHLIKGAPKKVSLAPYFRDAVLEWIDRNLGLTPSDLNKGGYRIYTTLSLPTQKKAEEAVAKRLPKEQPLQVALVAIEPGTGYVRAMVGGRDYDESQYNRVYAKRQPGSTFKPFLYLAALENGMTPLTKIESKPTVFQYEGKLYSPNNYHKEYANDYITMLEAIKKSDNIYAITTHMTIGPEKLVNRAKELGIETPLQAIPSLPLGSIPLSPMEMVTAYATIANAGEKVEPILVARIEDRNGKVIYSAAEEKKKVADSRYVSILIRLMQAVFEKGGTAYSIAGDLKRPVAGKTGSTPYDGWMIGFTPQLAAAVWVGFDKNQPLSDVDSYRSKHIWADFMEGALSSSPPMLFPLPDGLISAYIDPETGELATVNCPDAELLYFIPGTEPTTYCTKHPAPDKEKKETEKKTPKKSLWDRVKEWWE; from the coding sequence ATGATCCGCTTCATTGTAAGACTGGTTCAAGGGATCATTCTCTCTTTTCTCCTTATGATCTTGGGGGGGCTCTTTTTCGTCCTCTATCTCGGATCCCAGCCTCTCCCTCCTGCCGATGTGGAGGAGAGCAGTTTCCTCTACACCGCCGATGGAGAGTTGTTAGAGACGCTTCATCAGGGAATCAATCGGCAAACGGTACCCCTCGATCAAATCCCCGCTGCCGTACGGAACGCCACCATCGCCATTGAAGATCGGTATTTTTACCAACATTTCGGCTTCGATCCCAAGCGGATAGCCGCTTCTCTCTTAATCAATCTCCAGGAAGGGAAGATGGTTCAAGGAGCGAGCACCATTACCCAGCAGTTGGCAAGGAATCTCTACCTTAGCCACGATAAAACCTGGGAGCGAAAACTCCGGGAGCTTCTCCTCTCCATCCAGCTTGAATTAAATTATTCCAAAGATCAGATCTTGGAGATGTATTTAAACCAAATCTATTACGGCAACTCGGCCTATGGCATCGAAAGCGCCTCCCATACCTACTTGGGCAAATCGGCCAAAGAGTTAACCCTCGCCGAGGCGGCTCTCTTAGCGGGGATTCCCAAGGGCCCCACCTATTATGAACCTTATCGTCATTTCGAGAACGCAAAGAAAAGGCAGCGCCTCGTCTTAAATGCCATGGTGGAAAACGGCTATATCACCCGGGAAGAGGCAGACCGCGCCTATCAAGAAGAGATCCACCTGATCAAAGGAGCGCCTAAAAAGGTAAGCCTCGCCCCTTACTTCCGGGATGCGGTGCTGGAATGGATCGACCGGAACCTGGGCCTCACTCCTTCCGACTTAAACAAGGGAGGATATCGAATTTACACCACCCTCTCTTTGCCGACGCAAAAAAAGGCGGAAGAAGCGGTGGCCAAACGCCTTCCCAAAGAGCAGCCTTTACAGGTTGCCCTCGTCGCCATCGAGCCCGGGACCGGATATGTAAGGGCGATGGTGGGCGGAAGGGATTATGACGAGAGCCAATACAACCGGGTTTATGCGAAAAGGCAACCCGGATCGACCTTTAAGCCTTTCCTTTATCTCGCCGCCCTCGAAAATGGAATGACCCCTTTAACCAAGATCGAAAGCAAACCGACCGTTTTTCAATACGAAGGAAAGTTATACAGCCCGAATAATTATCATAAGGAGTATGCCAATGATTATATCACGATGTTGGAAGCGATCAAAAAATCGGATAACATCTACGCCATCACCACCCACATGACCATTGGACCGGAAAAACTGGTAAACCGAGCAAAGGAGTTAGGCATCGAAACTCCTTTACAAGCAATCCCCTCCCTCCCCTTGGGAAGCATCCCCCTCTCCCCCATGGAGATGGTTACGGCGTATGCCACCATCGCCAATGCAGGGGAAAAAGTGGAGCCGATCCTGGTTGCCCGCATCGAGGATCGGAACGGGAAGGTGATTTACTCCGCCGCTGAGGAAAAAAAGAAGGTGGCCGATTCCCGTTATGTATCGATCCTGATTCGCCTGATGCAGGCCGTTTTTGAAAAAGGAGGGACGGCGTACAGCATCGCAGGCGATCTAAAACGTCCGGTCGCCGGGAAGACAGGATCCACACCCTATGATGGATGGATGATCGGATTTACACCCCAGTTGGCCGCCGCGGTCTGGGTAGGATTTGATAAGAACCAACCCCTCTCTGATGTGGATTCCTACCGTTCTAAACATATTTGGGCCGATTTCATGGAAGGGGCGTTGTCTTCCTCTCCCCCGATGCTCTTTCCCTTACCGGACGGTTTAATCTCAGCATATATCGACCCGGAAACCGGGGAGCTGGCGACGGTGAACTGTCCCGATGCCGAACTGCTGTACTTTATTCCCGGGACCGAACCGACCACCTACTGCACAAAGCATCCTGCCCCTGATAAAGAAAAAAAGGAGACAGAGAAGAAAACTCCAAAGAAATCGTTGTGGGACCGGGTGAAAGAATGGTGGGAATAA
- a CDS encoding ROK family glucokinase has protein sequence MRVEDAPNEKWLGGASSDRSSKGETMKEAIMMKAAIAVDVGGTYLKLGLIHEEGRILTSLSIPTPVGEGADAILHKISDGVKQIAASSIAEGVEILGVGLGIPGYVLKDRGLVTQAVNLHWRDYPAKEKLQRLIPYPVFMDNDANLAALGEMWKGAGVGAKELIMVTLGTGVGGGILIHGEIVSGVNGIGGEIGHMPVRLDGERCNCGRFGCLETESSATAMRRKAVEALQQGRESLLRKVYEERGRVTPRDMAEAASVGDSLALEIFDSAAYSLAFALGALINSLNPERILIGGGVSAAGELLMNPLRKHLERFALPEALEVLTLEIAKLGNDAGMIGGGYLVFQSVQALS, from the coding sequence ATGAGGGTGGAAGATGCGCCCAATGAGAAGTGGTTAGGGGGCGCATCATCAGATCGATCATCAAAAGGAGAGACCATGAAGGAGGCCATCATGATGAAAGCAGCCATCGCTGTAGATGTGGGCGGGACTTATTTAAAGCTGGGGCTCATCCATGAAGAAGGGAGGATCTTAACCTCTCTTTCCATTCCCACGCCGGTGGGGGAAGGGGCAGATGCGATCCTGCACAAGATTTCGGATGGGGTGAAACAGATTGCCGCCTCTTCGATCGCCGAAGGTGTGGAGATCCTGGGAGTAGGACTAGGGATACCCGGATATGTTTTAAAAGATCGAGGATTGGTTACCCAGGCGGTGAATCTGCACTGGAGAGATTACCCTGCTAAAGAAAAGCTGCAGCGCCTGATCCCCTATCCGGTCTTTATGGATAATGACGCCAACCTGGCCGCGCTGGGGGAAATGTGGAAAGGGGCAGGAGTGGGGGCAAAAGAGTTGATCATGGTAACCCTAGGAACCGGTGTTGGAGGCGGGATCCTCATCCATGGTGAAATCGTGAGCGGGGTAAATGGGATTGGCGGGGAGATCGGCCATATGCCGGTCCGTCTCGACGGAGAAAGGTGTAACTGCGGCCGGTTTGGGTGCCTGGAAACGGAATCCTCCGCCACGGCGATGCGGAGAAAAGCTGTAGAAGCACTCCAACAGGGGAGAGAATCTCTTCTTCGCAAAGTCTATGAGGAAAGAGGGAGAGTTACGCCCAGGGATATGGCGGAAGCGGCGAGTGTTGGAGATTCTTTAGCCCTCGAAATCTTTGATTCGGCTGCCTATTCTTTAGCCTTCGCCTTGGGTGCCCTCATCAATTCCCTTAACCCGGAACGAATTTTGATCGGGGGCGGGGTTTCCGCCGCAGGGGAGCTGTTGATGAACCCGTTACGGAAACATCTGGAGCGTTTTGCGCTTCCGGAGGCGCTCGAAGTCCTCACGTTGGAGATTGCAAAATTAGGAAACGATGCCGGTATGATTGGAGGGGGCTATCTGGTCTTTCAATCGGTACAAGCCCTCTCCTAA
- a CDS encoding 2-hydroxymuconate tautomerase, which yields MPFITIKMLEGRSPELKKELVEKVTAVVAETLAVPKDRIHLFLEDMKPDTYAHGGVLASERNKTPETK from the coding sequence ATGCCCTTCATCACGATTAAGATGTTGGAAGGAAGGAGCCCGGAGCTTAAGAAAGAACTGGTGGAAAAAGTAACGGCCGTGGTTGCCGAAACCTTAGCTGTGCCTAAGGACCGCATCCATCTCTTTTTAGAGGACATGAAACCGGACACCTATGCCCACGGGGGAGTGCTCGCTTCCGAGAGGAACAAGACCCCTGAAACAAAGTAA